The sequence ATTGATGGCAAGCCCAAACAGGTGTGGCAAAAGTACCTTGGAACTGCAGAAAAGATTGTGGAATTGAAAGAAAAAGCAGCAGAATTGCCTCACATCAAACTAAAATCATTTCAATATGGCAAAACAGCAGCTTTGCTATCTATATCAGATGAACTAAACTTCATTGAAACCGTAAACAAACACACCAACAAAAAGAAAATTGAAGGGTTGACAGTTGGTGAATATCTCCTCTTAAACATCAT is a genomic window of Methanosarcinales archaeon containing:
- a CDS encoding IS1634 family transposase, with translation MVSLKKKNIKGHTYWYAIEMARIDGKPKQVWQKYLGTAEKIVELKEKAAELPHIKLKSFQYGKTAALLSISDELNFIETVNKHTNKKKIEGLTVGEYLLLNI